The DNA region TTAAAACTGGTGCCAATAAGTTTAGAATTTGTAAATACTTCTTCATTGTGGTTCACGTTTGTACCCGGGCTTCTTGATGTCCCGTATTTAACACTGTGGCAAACTCACATGCACAGCTGATTCTGGTGTGACACCTTTtctattgtgtgtgtgtgtgtgcgtgtaggtgtgtggttgtgtgtgttttccccaTTTCCATTCATCATGTATATGTCTGGCATTCAGCAACTGCAATTCTCATCTTAGATATAAAAAGCGGCCTCTGGCAGGATTCAGTGCTGTCGTTGCTGGGTTCATACGCCTCTAGAATACTTGATGTGTTCAATTCTTGCAGGATTTATCTCCAACCTGACCATCCAGAGGCAGTATTTCCCCACAGAGGAGGACCAGACTGGAGCGGCTAAAGCTCTTCTTCGGTTACAAGACACCTACAAGCTCGACGCCAACACCATTTCCACGGGAGACCTTCCTGGTAAAAGCTGTTACCTCAGTAAATAGTCACATTTAGCACCGGgctcaaagtttttctttttcttggtagtttatttgttgtttaaacaGCACccgatgtttttttttccctccatcgtcattgttgtctttttatttgctcaCCAGGCGTGAAGCACAAGAGCCAGATGACAGTGGAGGACTGTTACGAGCTGGGTAAAATAGCCTACTCAGATGCTGATTATTACCACACGGAGCTGTGGATGGCGCAGGCCCTGAAACAGCTCGACGAGGGAGAGGGATCCACCATAGACCAGGTGACTGTTCTGGACTACCTGAGTTATGCCATCTACCAGCAAGGGGAAATAGAGCGAGCGCTGGCGTACACCTTGAGGCTGCTCAAACTGGGTAAGCTGCCATCAACGGTATTGGGTAATTGAATTAAATCCAGTGAACTGTTTACGGTGACATCATCATCTCTGCTGCCATTTTTCTGCCACAATTTCAGACCCGGAGCACCAGCGTGCCAAGGGCAACGTGAAGTACTTCGAGTTCCAGCTGGAGAAGCAGAGAAAAGCCGCCGAGGAAACGGCTCTGACTCAAGAGGAGAGTGGAAAGAGAGTCACGAGcgaaaagaacaagaaaaagaagcaaaataagTCTGTCTCTCTGATCCCAGAGAGGAAGAAGTATGAGATGCTTTGTCGAGGGGAGGGTCTCAAgatggtgaggaaaaaaaaagcagcagaaataacGAGACGGCGTCTCACTTTTATTTGCCACTCTGGTTTAATTCTCCATCTCACTACTAGACCCCGCGCAGACAAAGCCGGCTGTTCTGTCGATACCACGACAACAATCGTCACCCCAGGTTTGTGCTGGCGCCGGTCAAACAGCAAGACGAGTGGGACCGCCCCTACATCGTTCGCTACCTCGACATCATCTCCGATGCAGAAATCGAGAAAGTCAAGCAACTGGCAAAACCACGAGTAAGTAACTCCCTGAGCAGAGGAGCGTTTGTTCAACGGCgtgtttgtgatttttagatGTTGAGAGGTGGCAGGTTATAGTCACGAGTCCGGTTTGATGGGTTAGACAAGCATCTGGGCCCGTGTGCCTCTGTGTTGGGGGTTAAATCATGTCCCTGGCTTCACAGCTGCGCAGGGCAACCATCTCCAACCCCGTCACTGGAGTTCTGGAGACAGCTCATTACAGGATCAGCAAAAGGTAAGACTGAAGGTCGTAGGAGAGAGCTTTGGGGGGATTTTTCCTTCCCTTGAAAACGCATCCAATTTCTTCTTTGGTCTATCCATAGCTCCACTTTGCTGTCTTATGAAAGGCTAAAGGCTCTTGAGCTGAATGCggaatgataaaacatttatacagCCTATGCAGTGCCTTGTAAAATGATTTCTTGTCCCTTTTATTTGTCATCATAACCCTAAACCTCACAGTATTTTATTGGGTTATTAAGTGCTAGACCAACATAAAGGAGCATAAAATTGCtaagtggaacaaaaacaatgcaggACTTTCGattctttttccaaaaatagCCTTATGGGATGTGTCTCTACCAGCTGTAGACATctggaatgtttttgtctttttttgttgttgtaaaaaatcaatttgaatCGAGAGAGTCTGAACAGTCGCAATTTCTTAACTGAATTTCGGTCTGTACTCTACTTAGCTAGTCCATTTTAACACAAGTACTTTAAAGTACACAATTTATTGGCAACCCTGGCTCTAAGTTTAAGTCCACACtcaagttttttcttcttttttttttggagtttctagcatgcttttttttcttagaagtGGACTCTATCTGTCAACTCTAACTAGCTTACATGTCAACAATTGTATTTATACTTATATTAAACTACACATAGATGGGCATGCTGTTTACCAATTAGATGACCTTAGAAGGCATGTGTTTGCACTACCTTTACATAACTTAATTTAGGGGTTCATTGAAGAGGGTAAATATTAGGCACGCCACACTTCTCAGAATTTTGCTtgtgttaaagtttaaaacctTGAATCCCTTTCCTTCCATCTCTCAAATATGCTacagtttgtgttggtttgtgatgtgaaaagaaattacaatCAGGTTACACCTGCTAGTTGTATTGCTATATGTTTATTCTAAGTTCTGTATATTCCCACCAAGTTTTcactatttgggttacatgtacaAGGTTGGACGTTGTTTTTCACAACCAGTCTGTTTCCCATGCTTTGGATCCAGTGTCCCttttgtataaaactcatgCGTTGTCCCTGCCTGGCAGAGTTTTCCGTTCAGACTTGCTTTGTTATTGATTGTCCTATGAGCTCTCTGAGTTGTGCACAATtcatgaataaacctgattgagtgattttacctgaacagggCTTGGAAATAGGTTTTTTCACGACAGTTTgctacataaaatcccaataaaatgcacaaaGGTTTACGATTGTAACGTGATACAAAACTGGGAAAGTTCAAGAGGTTTCAATACTTTTTGCAAGGCACCTCAAACATATCAGGGGACTATTACTGATTGACAAAGAAATTGTATCAAGTTGCATCAATGCTCTTACTTTGGTTTGTGAAAAAGTTGCTTATTTTAAACTATTGGGGCGCTCTCCAGCTCAGGGGTCTGCTTCAGAAAGGTAACACAACATGCTGAAAGGAGAGGAAAATGTGTTACCATTTCTGTTAGTTTGTATTAACATAGTTGCTTTGTCCCACACGAGCTCCACATCACAGGCAGTCGATGAATAAATGATCAACATGATTATTATAAATAACATCTAGAAGTCCAGTATTGCCTCATGGAAtactctgctgctttttctttttaataacatCAACAACCAGTGACTCCAtctgcttttcttctctctctctctctctctctctttccattTCATCCGTCCTGCTCTGtctgtcctctttttttttcttcctcctcccatttttatttcctttactCCTTTGTGTCCTTTGGAACTGCCATAGCTAAGGCGAGCCACGGTGCATGACCCTCAAACGGGGAAACTTACCACAGCCCAATACAGAGTCTCCAAGAGGTAAGGGGTCACAGGTCAGCAGGTCCTCATCCAGCTCCCGCTTTGTCATTGTCTAATGGCTGGCTTTGTTTGACCTTGCGCAGggaaaattcaaataattagaTGTAAAACTAACAATTAAAGGGTTTTAGTTATTATTGGTGCAAACAATTTGTTGAAGCCAAGATAATTAAACCCTATGGATGATTCATTGAACTCTTATTCTTTGCCTTTTAGCCATTTCCCACACAGGGAGTCATAGCATGCCATCATGGCTGCTGTGGTCCagctgtgcagtttttttttattttaaaatttttatttgagcttcattttttgttaatttcacTATTAGCAGCAGAGGTGAAGTCATTTTTCAAGGCCATGGATTGGATTACATGAAATGCCCAATTACAAATCTAAATGCTAGTTATCTCGTCTAAACTATTTTAGTGACGTTTTCTGAAACTTGTATCCAGAACTAAATATAGAAGGCCCAGCAGCCAACTCAAACCCCTACATCACTTTGGTTTTACTGCTCCCGGTAGTTAATGTCAGCACACATGGATGCTAGGGTGTGGTGTCACTTTGATGGTTTTTCTGCACGTTAAGTGTGAGTCAGCACATCGTCATAGATTCGGTGAGCGATGAACCGGAGGAACGGATGGaaggctttttttccccccccagaCGTGACTTGTTTAAATCCGTCCCTTCCAAACAGGAATGCCATTTTTCATGTCTGAAagcaaatctttattttagGAGTTGGAATTTACTGTTGCGGAAACTCCATTGTTACTAGCATGGCTGGTTTGATGTGGATATTATGGGATTTTACTGCTTCTTCCATAAAAAcgacaatttaaaattttaatttaagacGCTAAACTTAACATtagtagacattttttttttttataacagtgTAATCCTAAATATATGTTCTCTGTGGTGCTCAACCACACCACCAAAGTGCACAAACCTGCACCCTGAGCTGACTGGAGATCCTTGGGCTCTTTCCATGTTTCCAGTTTATTCACacgtgcttttatttttccctgCATGTTTTCAAGCATGGCATgaatgtgttgcttttattgaGGAATTGTctactgccatctagtggacaaaTGTGTATCCTACGACAAAAAACGTCCTCAGTCTAAATTGCTTTGCCTCCGTTGTTGCAGTGCTTGGCTCACAGGCTATGAGGATCCTGTGATTGAAAGGATCAACGAGAGAATTGAGGGTATTACAGGTCTGGAAGTTGACACAGCAGAAGAACTCCAGGTAAAAccctaaataaacacaaacatagaCATTATATGAACATTtactaatggaaaaaaaaaatcaaaataagtgaatgtttaaaaaggcttcttaattttcttttcacacaatTATTGGCTTATTTCTGCATCTGTACAATTTAAacaacttgttgtttttctttgatttcatAGGTTGCAAATTACGGTGTTGGAGGGCAGTATGAACCTCACTTTGACTTCGGAAGGGTAAGCTTTGTGATTGTTGAgagttgattttctgttttagagcAGTCGCTTTGACGCGACATGACATTACATCTGGTGTGCAACAATTCCACAGAAAGATGAGCCAGATGCGTTTAAAGAACTTGGAACTGGAAATCGTATTGCAACGTGGCTTTTTTATGTAAGTAAACACATACAAAGACCAGAGCTGGCTTTAAGTTAATCAGTGGCTTTTGTTAAAAACTCCAGTTGTTATATAgacatgtgtttttttgtcttttattttcacttcaatAAATAAAGGGCCAGCAATGTGGTGTAcgtttatttttgattataatGATGCTTGATAGAAATCActtcttgatttgttttcagtggCATGAGAGTTGCACTTTACGTGCATGAAAATGCATGCATGCACAGATGATGTGTTGACAGTCACCTAATATTTTTTAGGTGACTGATAAAATTAatggacaataaaataatttacgTGATAATATTTAGTGGTGCAATGCCGATATGTCTtagagaaacatttctaaatattaaattggTAGGTCACTGTTGAAATATTggtcatgttttctttcagttaacTTAAATTTAATAGATTTTCTGAGTAAGtctataaatatgttaaaaaaaattaagtatggGACTTAGATTAATTTTTGATTGGAACAAACCATTTGTCTCTCAAAATGTACAAAGCCTAATGAGCCTgacaataagaaaatatatttatacatagCAAATAGCTGACAACAATCTTGATGAAACAGCTAAATTTAGTCACTAGCATTGACTGTGGCTTTCTCAAAtattaaatagataaaataataatagtattgACCTTAAGTCCACATATCATTAATAAACATTGCTTTGACTGCTCTGACGCAGGAGCACCTCCGGATCACCCAGTGGGAGTAGAGACAAACCTGTCAgcagcttatttttttctttgctttaccTGTTGCAGATGAGCGATGTGACTGCAGGGGGGGCCACAGTATTCCCAGATGTAGGTGCAGCTGTTTGGCCTAAAAAGGTAACAGCACACTAACACTTCATTTACTTGTAACATGATCGATTTAGCTGGGTTACAAAATACCACATATGTTTCTCAAAACAATTTTAGACATTCGGTTAGATGTTAGATGTAATGAACACAAAACGGCTTTGAGTTTTGTAGCATGCACTGATCTATAATGCAGATAATAGCTGTAGATAAACTACATGAATGTAGATAATACAATGATGTAGATAatagttgttgtgttttttaaatggagAGTTGATATGTGAAATGAAACTATGCTAAATTAGACTCATACAGATGGAGAGTTGCTGCTAACATCTACCATTGATTGCAGGGTACTGCTGTGTTCTGGTACAATCTTTTTGCCAGCGGGGAAGGAGACTATAGCACCCGGCATGCAGCCTGTCCGGTGTTAGTGGGCAACAAGTGGGGTGAGTTCCTCTTTTGGAGTTCAACCTTGGCTCTACATTATGACACACAGGCTAGTCTCAGTGGATAACGTGAGACTTCATGCTTGgattttctgcttcttcattTGGGTCCTTAGCATTGTATTAATTGCACATGTATAAATTGTAAATGTACATATGGGGTGCTGCTTTGCTGAAGTAGTTACACCGctttaacttttccacattttatcactttattaCTGttagttttaatgtgttttgttgggattttatgagaccGATCGAAAGAAGGTAGTGGATAATAATGAACCTGAAAGAATTTGTGttgcaaattaaaatcttacCAGGTGTGCTACAGTAAAAGATGCAATAATTTGGGGGTAtacctctttgtttttgttaaatacttCAAAGTCAGTCCAGTTGGATAATTAGAACTGGTAAACAGGAGTTTTAGTTTATCAAtaaattggatttaggtctgagcTTTGAATAGGCCATTGTACCATatgaatatattatttttctaaactatTTAATTGAAGTTCTGGTATTATATTTAAGATTGCTTTCCTTCTAGAagtggttttcttccagaagaGTCTTGTTtccccatagcatgatgctgccaccactatgtttcacAGTGGGAATGATGTGT from Gambusia affinis linkage group LG13, SWU_Gaff_1.0, whole genome shotgun sequence includes:
- the p4ha1b gene encoding prolyl 4-hydroxylase subunit alpha-1b isoform X3, coding for MLWTRMELPCWCLLLLSCLQSLSAHNDFFTSIGQMTDLLYTEKDLVTSLKDYIRAEENKLERVKRWADKLDSLTATATQDPEGFLGHPVNAFKLMKRLNTEWGDLESLVLSDTTDGFISNLTIQRQYFPTEEDQTGAAKALLRLQDTYKLDANTISTGDLPGVKHKSQMTVEDCYELGKIAYSDADYYHTELWMAQALKQLDEGEGSTIDQVTVLDYLSYAIYQQGEIERALAYTLRLLKLDPEHQRAKGNVKYFEFQLEKQRKAAEETALTQEESGKRVTSEKNKKKKQNKSVSLIPERKKYEMLCRGEGLKMTPRRQSRLFCRYHDNNRHPRFVLAPVKQQDEWDRPYIVRYLDIISDAEIEKVKQLAKPRLRRATISNPVTGVLETAHYRISKRRATVHDPQTGKLTTAQYRVSKSAWLTGYEDPVIERINERIEGITGLEVDTAEELQVANYGVGGQYEPHFDFGRKDEPDAFKELGTGNRIATWLFYMSDVTAGGATVFPDVGAAVWPKKGTAVFWYNLFASGEGDYSTRHAACPVLVGNKWVSNKWIHERGQEWRRPCGLNETE
- the p4ha1b gene encoding prolyl 4-hydroxylase subunit alpha-1b isoform X2 produces the protein MLWTRMELPCWCLLLLSCLQSLSAHNDFFTSIGQMTDLLYTEKDLVTSLKDYIRAEENKLERVKRWADKLDSLTATATQDPEGFLGHPVNAFKLMKRLNTEWGDLESLVLSDTTDGFISNLTIQRQYFPTEEDQTGAAKALLRLQDTYKLDANTISTGDLPGVKHKSQMTVEDCYELGKIAYSDADYYHTELWMAQALKQLDEGEGSTIDQVTVLDYLSYAIYQQGEIERALAYTLRLLKLDPEHQRAKGNVKYFEFQLEKQRKAAEETALTQEESGKRVTSEKNKKKKQNKSVSLIPERKKYEMLCRGEGLKMTPRRQSRLFCRYHDNNRHPRFVLAPVKQQDEWDRPYIVRYLDIISDAEIEKVKQLAKPRLRRATVHDPQTGKLTTAQYRVSKSAWLTGYEDPVIERINERIEGITGLEVDTAEELQVANYGVGGQYEPHFDFGRKDEPDAFKELGTGNRIATWLFYMSDVTAGGATVFPDVGAAVWPKKGTAVFWYNLFASGEGDYSTRHAACPVLVGNKWVSNKWIHERGQEWRRPCGLNETE
- the p4ha1b gene encoding prolyl 4-hydroxylase subunit alpha-1b isoform X1, which codes for MLWTRMELPCWCLLLLSCLQSLSAHNDFFTSIGQMTDLLYTEKDLVTSLKDYIRAEENKLERVKRWADKLDSLTATATQDPEGFLGHPVNAFKLMKRLNTEWGDLESLVLSDTTDGFISNLTIQRQYFPTEEDQTGAAKALLRLQDTYKLDANTISTGDLPGVKHKSQMTVEDCYELGKIAYSDADYYHTELWMAQALKQLDEGEGSTIDQVTVLDYLSYAIYQQGEIERALAYTLRLLKLDPEHQRAKGNVKYFEFQLEKQRKAAEETALTQEESGKRVTSEKNKKKKQNKSVSLIPERKKYEMLCRGEGLKMTPRRQSRLFCRYHDNNRHPRFVLAPVKQQDEWDRPYIVRYLDIISDAEIEKVKQLAKPRLRRATISNPVTGVLETAHYRISKSAWLTGYEDPVIERINERIEGITGLEVDTAEELQVANYGVGGQYEPHFDFGRKDEPDAFKELGTGNRIATWLFYMSDVTAGGATVFPDVGAAVWPKKGTAVFWYNLFASGEGDYSTRHAACPVLVGNKWVSNKWIHERGQEWRRPCGLNETE